The Cyclopterus lumpus isolate fCycLum1 chromosome 6, fCycLum1.pri, whole genome shotgun sequence genome contains a region encoding:
- the LOC117732491 gene encoding UDP-glucuronosyltransferase 2A3-like isoform X2 — MKVPPSSLITFAVLLIQLSGASGGKILVFPLDGSHWINMKVLIEELHAKGHEVTVVRLSDSWYISEKSPLYTSVTIPSPGGFEQNYFEAFLFRQLEIRLQGRHASSWYKLWSHIQIELLVVQQFSLLHKAMSEVVVQMFEDENLMQSFHEAKYDVVLTDPAVGVGAMLARRLRVPLVFNVRWTIQDIWLMRNDFVFEFPRPTMPNIIYMGGFQCKPPQPLPADLEEFVQSSGDHGVIMMTLGTLLGKLPQDVAEEIAAVFAQLPQKVVWRYMGQRLANLGNNTLLVNWLPQKDLLGHPKTRVFVTHGGTNGVQEAIYHGVPVVGLPLFFDQPDNLSRIRAKGGAVIVDIAELDRHIFADALKTAIYNSSYKENMQRLSRLSRDQPVKPLDQAVFWIEYVIRHKGARHLQTQSTKMSWFVYNCVDVIAALMAVVLLVTFTCISIVRLLWRIILVGKKVKHE, encoded by the exons ATGAAGGTGCCTCCCTCGTCTCTGATTACCTTTGCTGTACTCTTGATTCAACTCTCCGGTGCATCTGGCGGCAAAATCCTGGTGTTCCCATTGGACGGAAGCCATTGGATAAATATGAAAGTACTTATTGAGGAGCTGCATGCCAAAGGCCACGAGGTCACTGTGGTTCGGCTGTCCGATAGCTGGTACATCAGTGAAAAGTCTCCTCTCTACACTTCTGTCACTATTCCCAGTCCTGGTGGATTTGAGCAAAACTACTTCGAAGCCTTCTTGTTTCGACAGCTGGAGATCCGTCTTCAGGGTAGGCATGCATCTTCTTGGTATAAACTCTGGTCACATATTCAGATCGAGCTGCTGGTTGTTCAACAGTTCTCTCTGCTCCACAAGGCAATGAGTGAAGTGGTCGTTCAAATGTTTGAAGATGAAAACCTGATGCAATCTTTTCATGAAGCCAAATATGATGTGGTTTTGACTGACCCTGCTGTCGGTGTCGGGGCAATGCTGGCACGTCGGCTCCGAGTTCCTCTTGTTTTTAATGTCAGGTGGACCATTCAAG ATATCTGGCTTATGAGGAATGATTTTGTCTTTGAATTTCCACGTCCAACAATGCCAAATATAATCTACATGGGTGGATTTCAGTGCAAGCCCCCACAGCCACTCCCTGCAGACTTGGAGGAGTTTGTCCAGAGCTCTGGAGATCACGGGGTCATCATGATGACTTTAGGAACTTTGCTTGGGAAGCTCCCTCAAGATGTTGCTGAGGAGATTGCTGCAGTGTTTGCCCAGCTGCCTCAGAAGGTCGTATGGAGGTATATGGGACAAAGGCTAGCCAACCTGGGCAACAACACATTATTGGTCAACTGGCTGCCACAGAAAGACCTTTTAGGACATCCCAAGACGCGTGTGTTTGTGACCCACGGAGGCACTAATGGGGTTCAGGAGGCAATTTACCACGGAGTTCCTGTAGTTGGACTTCCTTTATTCTTTGATCAGCCTGATAACCTCTCCAGAATCAGAGCGAAGGGAGGAGCTGTGATTGTTGATATTGCTGAGCTTGACAGGCACATCTTTGCAGATGCCCTCAAGACGGCTATTTACAATTCCTCTTACAAGGAAAACATGCAAAGGCTCTCAAGGCTGAGCAGAGATCAGCCTGTGAAACCACTGGACCAGGCAGTGTTTTGGATAGAATACGTCATCAGGCATAAAGGAGCCCGTCATCTGCAGACTCAGTCCACCAAAATGTCCTGGTTTGTTTACAACTGTGTTGATGTCATTGCTGCTTTAATGGCAGTTGTTTTGCTTGTAACATTCACCTGCATTTCAATTGTACGGTTACTGTGGAGAATTATTTTAGTTGGGAAAAAAGTTAAACATGAATGA
- the LOC117732491 gene encoding UDP-glucuronosyltransferase 2A2-like isoform X3, whose amino-acid sequence MPKATRSLWFGCPIAGTSVKSLLSTLLSLFPVLVDLSKTTSKPSCFDSWRSVFRAMSEVVVQMFEDENLMQSFHEAKYDVVLTDPAVGVGAMLARRLRVPLVFNVRWTIQGEAHLLIAPSPLSYIPFTATELTDKMTFLQRIKNVLSYNFGMYTMSYITEPNYKPVVKKYFGPDVDYSTFFLDADIWLMRNDFVFEFPRPTMPNIIYMGGFQCKPPQPLPADLEEFVQSSGDHGVIMMTLGTLLGKLPQDVAEEIAAVFAQLPQKVVWRYMGQRLANLGNNTLLVNWLPQKDLLGHPKTRVFVTHGGTNGVQEAIYHGVPVVGLPLFFDQPDNLSRIRAKGGAVIVDIAELDRHIFADALKTAIYNSSYKENMQRLSRLSRDQPVKPLDQAVFWIEYVIRHKGARHLQTQSTKMSWFVYNCVDVIAALMAVVLLVTFTCISIVRLLWRIILVGKKVKHE is encoded by the exons ATGCCAAAGGCCACGAGGTCACTGTGGTTCGGCTGTCCGATAGCTGGTACATCAGTGAAAAGTCTCCTCTCTACACTTCTGTCACTATTCCCAGTCCTGGTGGATTTGAGCAAAACTACTTCGAAGCCTTCTTGTTTCGACAGCTGGAGATCCGTCTTCAGG GCAATGAGTGAAGTGGTCGTTCAAATGTTTGAAGATGAAAACCTGATGCAATCTTTTCATGAAGCCAAATATGATGTGGTTTTGACTGACCCTGCTGTCGGTGTCGGGGCAATGCTGGCACGTCGGCTCCGAGTTCCTCTTGTTTTTAATGTCAGGTGGACCATTCAAGGTGAAGCTCATTTACTTATTGCCCCCTCACCTTTGTCATACATTCCTTTCACTGCAACAGAGTTGACAGATAAGATGACCTTTCTACAAAGAATAAAGAATGTTTTGAGTTATAATTTCGGGATGTACACAATGTCATACATCACAGAACCTAATTACAAACCAGTAGTTAAAAAGTACTTTGGTCCTGATGTGGATTACTCCACGTTTTTTCTGGATGCAGATATCTGGCTTATGAGGAATGATTTTGTCTTTGAATTTCCACGTCCAACAATGCCAAATATAATCTACATGGGTGGATTTCAGTGCAAGCCCCCACAGCCACTCCCTGCAGACTTGGAGGAGTTTGTCCAGAGCTCTGGAGATCACGGGGTCATCATGATGACTTTAGGAACTTTGCTTGGGAAGCTCCCTCAAGATGTTGCTGAGGAGATTGCTGCAGTGTTTGCCCAGCTGCCTCAGAAGGTCGTATGGAGGTATATGGGACAAAGGCTAGCCAACCTGGGCAACAACACATTATTGGTCAACTGGCTGCCACAGAAAGACCTTTTAGGACATCCCAAGACGCGTGTGTTTGTGACCCACGGAGGCACTAATGGGGTTCAGGAGGCAATTTACCACGGAGTTCCTGTAGTTGGACTTCCTTTATTCTTTGATCAGCCTGATAACCTCTCCAGAATCAGAGCGAAGGGAGGAGCTGTGATTGTTGATATTGCTGAGCTTGACAGGCACATCTTTGCAGATGCCCTCAAGACGGCTATTTACAATTCCTCTTACAAGGAAAACATGCAAAGGCTCTCAAGGCTGAGCAGAGATCAGCCTGTGAAACCACTGGACCAGGCAGTGTTTTGGATAGAATACGTCATCAGGCATAAAGGAGCCCGTCATCTGCAGACTCAGTCCACCAAAATGTCCTGGTTTGTTTACAACTGTGTTGATGTCATTGCTGCTTTAATGGCAGTTGTTTTGCTTGTAACATTCACCTGCATTTCAATTGTACGGTTACTGTGGAGAATTATTTTAGTTGGGAAAAAAGTTAAACATGAATGA
- the LOC117732491 gene encoding UDP-glucuronosyltransferase 2A1-like isoform X1, translating into MKVPPSSLITFAVLLIQLSGASGGKILVFPLDGSHWINMKVLIEELHAKGHEVTVVRLSDSWYISEKSPLYTSVTIPSPGGFEQNYFEAFLFRQLEIRLQGRHASSWYKLWSHIQIELLVVQQFSLLHKAMSEVVVQMFEDENLMQSFHEAKYDVVLTDPAVGVGAMLARRLRVPLVFNVRWTIQGEAHLLIAPSPLSYIPFTATELTDKMTFLQRIKNVLSYNFGMYTMSYITEPNYKPVVKKYFGPDVDYSTFFLDADIWLMRNDFVFEFPRPTMPNIIYMGGFQCKPPQPLPADLEEFVQSSGDHGVIMMTLGTLLGKLPQDVAEEIAAVFAQLPQKVVWRYMGQRLANLGNNTLLVNWLPQKDLLGHPKTRVFVTHGGTNGVQEAIYHGVPVVGLPLFFDQPDNLSRIRAKGGAVIVDIAELDRHIFADALKTAIYNSSYKENMQRLSRLSRDQPVKPLDQAVFWIEYVIRHKGARHLQTQSTKMSWFVYNCVDVIAALMAVVLLVTFTCISIVRLLWRIILVGKKVKHE; encoded by the coding sequence ATGAAGGTGCCTCCCTCGTCTCTGATTACCTTTGCTGTACTCTTGATTCAACTCTCCGGTGCATCTGGCGGCAAAATCCTGGTGTTCCCATTGGACGGAAGCCATTGGATAAATATGAAAGTACTTATTGAGGAGCTGCATGCCAAAGGCCACGAGGTCACTGTGGTTCGGCTGTCCGATAGCTGGTACATCAGTGAAAAGTCTCCTCTCTACACTTCTGTCACTATTCCCAGTCCTGGTGGATTTGAGCAAAACTACTTCGAAGCCTTCTTGTTTCGACAGCTGGAGATCCGTCTTCAGGGTAGGCATGCATCTTCTTGGTATAAACTCTGGTCACATATTCAGATCGAGCTGCTGGTTGTTCAACAGTTCTCTCTGCTCCACAAGGCAATGAGTGAAGTGGTCGTTCAAATGTTTGAAGATGAAAACCTGATGCAATCTTTTCATGAAGCCAAATATGATGTGGTTTTGACTGACCCTGCTGTCGGTGTCGGGGCAATGCTGGCACGTCGGCTCCGAGTTCCTCTTGTTTTTAATGTCAGGTGGACCATTCAAGGTGAAGCTCATTTACTTATTGCCCCCTCACCTTTGTCATACATTCCTTTCACTGCAACAGAGTTGACAGATAAGATGACCTTTCTACAAAGAATAAAGAATGTTTTGAGTTATAATTTCGGGATGTACACAATGTCATACATCACAGAACCTAATTACAAACCAGTAGTTAAAAAGTACTTTGGTCCTGATGTGGATTACTCCACGTTTTTTCTGGATGCAGATATCTGGCTTATGAGGAATGATTTTGTCTTTGAATTTCCACGTCCAACAATGCCAAATATAATCTACATGGGTGGATTTCAGTGCAAGCCCCCACAGCCACTCCCTGCAGACTTGGAGGAGTTTGTCCAGAGCTCTGGAGATCACGGGGTCATCATGATGACTTTAGGAACTTTGCTTGGGAAGCTCCCTCAAGATGTTGCTGAGGAGATTGCTGCAGTGTTTGCCCAGCTGCCTCAGAAGGTCGTATGGAGGTATATGGGACAAAGGCTAGCCAACCTGGGCAACAACACATTATTGGTCAACTGGCTGCCACAGAAAGACCTTTTAGGACATCCCAAGACGCGTGTGTTTGTGACCCACGGAGGCACTAATGGGGTTCAGGAGGCAATTTACCACGGAGTTCCTGTAGTTGGACTTCCTTTATTCTTTGATCAGCCTGATAACCTCTCCAGAATCAGAGCGAAGGGAGGAGCTGTGATTGTTGATATTGCTGAGCTTGACAGGCACATCTTTGCAGATGCCCTCAAGACGGCTATTTACAATTCCTCTTACAAGGAAAACATGCAAAGGCTCTCAAGGCTGAGCAGAGATCAGCCTGTGAAACCACTGGACCAGGCAGTGTTTTGGATAGAATACGTCATCAGGCATAAAGGAGCCCGTCATCTGCAGACTCAGTCCACCAAAATGTCCTGGTTTGTTTACAACTGTGTTGATGTCATTGCTGCTTTAATGGCAGTTGTTTTGCTTGTAACATTCACCTGCATTTCAATTGTACGGTTACTGTGGAGAATTATTTTAGTTGGGAAAAAAGTTAAACATGAATGA